In the Variovorax sp. S12S4 genome, one interval contains:
- a CDS encoding aromatic ring-hydroxylating dioxygenase subunit alpha yields the protein MPSYRDNPEAVRALVQNDRVHRDLYTSQELFELEQEHFFANTWNYVGHESQLPKPGDWISNEIAGRPLIVVRHTDGSVRAMMNRCAHKGSRLVSAPCGNTGKFFRCPYHAWTFKTDGSLLAIPLKTGYENTALHECESAKGLTTLKHVRSYRGFIFVKINDAGPDFDEYFGDSLSSIDNMADRSPEGELEIAGGCLRFMHQCNWKMFVENLNDTMHPMVAHESSAGTAKRMWADKPADEPKPMAVEQFVPFMSDYKFFEDMGIRTYDHGHSFTGVHFSIHSKYKAIPEYDDAMKARYGEEKTAQILGMARHNTVYYPNLTIKGAIQAIRVVKPISADKTLIESWTFRLKGAPPELLQRTTMYNRLINSPFSVVGHDDLQAYRGMQAGLHASGNEWVSLHRDYDPSELKGGEITTGGTNELPMRNQYRSWVQRMTETM from the coding sequence ATGCCTTCGTACCGAGACAACCCCGAAGCCGTGCGCGCACTCGTGCAGAACGACCGCGTGCACCGCGACCTGTACACCAGCCAGGAACTCTTCGAGCTGGAGCAGGAGCACTTCTTCGCCAACACCTGGAACTACGTCGGGCACGAGAGCCAATTGCCCAAGCCCGGCGACTGGATCAGCAACGAAATCGCCGGCCGTCCGCTGATCGTCGTGCGCCACACCGACGGCAGCGTGCGCGCAATGATGAACCGCTGCGCCCACAAGGGTTCGCGCCTGGTGAGCGCGCCGTGCGGCAACACCGGCAAGTTCTTTCGCTGCCCGTACCACGCATGGACCTTCAAGACCGACGGCTCGCTGCTGGCGATTCCGCTGAAGACCGGTTACGAGAACACGGCGCTGCACGAGTGCGAGTCGGCCAAGGGCCTGACCACGCTGAAGCATGTGCGCAGCTACCGCGGCTTCATCTTCGTGAAGATCAATGATGCGGGGCCGGACTTCGACGAGTACTTTGGCGATTCGCTGAGCTCCATCGACAACATGGCCGACCGTTCGCCCGAAGGCGAGCTCGAGATTGCCGGCGGTTGCCTGCGCTTCATGCACCAGTGCAACTGGAAGATGTTCGTCGAGAACCTCAACGACACGATGCACCCCATGGTGGCGCACGAATCGTCGGCCGGCACTGCAAAGCGCATGTGGGCCGACAAGCCCGCCGACGAGCCCAAGCCCATGGCCGTGGAGCAGTTCGTGCCTTTCATGTCCGACTACAAGTTCTTCGAGGACATGGGCATTCGCACCTACGACCACGGCCACAGCTTCACGGGCGTGCACTTCAGCATCCACAGCAAGTACAAGGCAATTCCCGAGTACGACGACGCCATGAAGGCGCGCTACGGCGAAGAGAAGACCGCGCAGATCCTCGGCATGGCGCGGCACAACACCGTGTACTACCCGAACCTCACCATCAAGGGTGCGATCCAGGCAATCCGCGTGGTGAAGCCGATCTCTGCCGACAAGACGCTGATCGAGAGCTGGACCTTCCGACTGAAGGGCGCGCCGCCCGAACTGCTGCAGCGCACCACCATGTACAACCGGCTCATCAACTCGCCGTTCTCGGTGGTGGGTCACGACGACCTGCAGGCCTACCGCGGCATGCAGGCCGGGCTGCACGCGAGCGGCAATGAGTGGGTGAGCCTGCACCGCGACTACGACCCGTCGGAGCTGAAGGGCGGCGAGATCACCACGGGCGGCACCAACGAACTGCCGATGCGCAACCAGTACCGCAGCTGGGTGCAGCGCATGACGGAGACGATGTGA
- a CDS encoding aromatic-ring-hydroxylating dioxygenase subunit beta codes for MAGTDITRQDLIDFVVNEARLLDTRRYEEWNALFTDDAFYWVPLVPDQEDGLNHTSHLYEDKLLRELRIERLKSPRAFSQQPPSRCHHLLQLPVVETFDAEGNRFVVRTEFHYTESQGDELQFYVGTFFHYLTVQDGALRMTLKRVNLLNCDAALPAVQLFI; via the coding sequence ATGGCCGGCACCGATATCACTCGCCAGGACTTGATCGACTTCGTCGTGAACGAAGCGCGCCTGCTCGACACGCGCCGCTATGAAGAGTGGAACGCGCTCTTCACCGACGACGCCTTCTACTGGGTGCCGCTGGTGCCCGACCAGGAAGACGGGCTCAACCACACCTCGCATCTTTACGAAGACAAGCTGCTGCGCGAACTGCGCATCGAGCGCCTCAAGAGCCCGCGTGCCTTTTCGCAGCAGCCGCCGAGCCGCTGCCACCACTTGCTGCAACTGCCGGTGGTCGAGACTTTCGACGCCGAAGGCAACCGCTTCGTGGTGCGCACCGAGTTCCACTACACCGAATCGCAGGGCGACGAGCTGCAGTTCTACGTCGGCACCTTCTTCCACTACCTCACGGTGCAAGACGGCGCGCTGCGCATGACGCTCAAGCGCGTGAACCTGCTCAACTGCGACGCGGCGCTGCCTGCCGTGCAGCTCTTCATCTAG
- a CDS encoding thiolase family protein, protein MTRQRLSYEGVAVAVPITVPYMRYSTRTAHWFIGQAIEALVESSGVAKEQIDGLCLSSFSLAPDTAVGVTQHLGLSPRWLDHVPTGGASGVMCLRRAARAVQAGDAEIVACVGADTNHVDSFRQTLGSFSNFARDASYPYGSGGPNSIFAFITANYMRTYGAKREDFGRICVDQRTNALGNPNAMFKKALTLDEYMAARPISDPIHLFDCVMPCAGADAFLVMSEERARDLGLPHAVIRGAIERHNAYAEDPVMVQGGWRMDRDDLYAQAGVQPAQLDFVQTYDDYPVIVMMQFEDLGFCEKGEGPAFVQSHTMTFDGSFPNNTSGGQLSAGQAGAAGGFLGMVEAIRQLTGQAGKRTVPDAQLGLVAGFGMVTYDRCLCTGAVILGRSA, encoded by the coding sequence ATGACCAGGCAACGGCTCTCCTACGAAGGCGTTGCGGTGGCCGTGCCCATCACGGTGCCCTACATGCGCTATTCCACCCGCACCGCGCACTGGTTCATCGGCCAAGCCATCGAGGCGCTGGTCGAATCCAGCGGCGTCGCCAAGGAACAGATCGACGGCCTGTGCCTCAGCAGCTTCTCGCTCGCGCCCGACACGGCCGTGGGCGTCACTCAGCACTTGGGGCTTTCGCCGCGCTGGCTCGACCATGTGCCCACCGGCGGCGCCTCGGGCGTGATGTGCCTTCGCCGTGCCGCGCGTGCCGTGCAGGCGGGCGATGCCGAAATCGTCGCCTGCGTGGGCGCCGACACCAACCATGTCGACTCCTTCCGACAGACGCTCGGCAGCTTCAGCAACTTTGCGCGCGATGCGAGCTACCCCTACGGCTCGGGCGGACCGAACTCAATCTTCGCTTTCATCACCGCCAACTACATGCGCACCTATGGCGCGAAGCGCGAAGACTTCGGCCGCATCTGCGTGGACCAGCGCACCAATGCGCTCGGCAATCCGAATGCGATGTTCAAGAAGGCGCTGACGCTGGACGAATACATGGCGGCGCGGCCGATCTCCGACCCCATCCACCTCTTCGACTGCGTGATGCCCTGCGCCGGCGCCGACGCCTTCCTGGTGATGAGCGAGGAGCGCGCGCGCGACCTGGGCCTGCCGCACGCGGTGATCCGCGGCGCCATCGAGCGCCATAACGCCTATGCCGAAGACCCGGTGATGGTGCAAGGGGGCTGGCGCATGGACCGCGACGACTTGTATGCGCAGGCCGGAGTCCAGCCAGCCCAGCTGGACTTTGTGCAGACCTACGACGACTACCCCGTCATCGTGATGATGCAGTTCGAAGACCTGGGCTTCTGCGAGAAGGGCGAGGGCCCGGCCTTCGTGCAGTCGCACACCATGACTTTCGATGGCAGCTTTCCTAACAACACCAGCGGTGGCCAGCTCTCGGCCGGGCAGGCCGGTGCGGCAGGCGGCTTTCTCGGCATGGTCGAGGCGATCCGCCAGCTGACCGGCCAAGCCGGCAAGCGCACTGTGCCCGATGCGCAACTCGGCCTCGTCGCCGGCTTCGGCATGGTGACCTATGACCGCTGCCTGTGCACAGGCGCGGTGATCCTGGGGAGATCCGCATGA
- a CDS encoding AMP-binding protein codes for MQDSTVFATVHQVFAATAKRTPQAEFLFTESVTAAAYGIPAGAIRWGEAAAEVERLRAAYAKAGYGHGHRVGLLLENRPAFLFHWFALNALGVSVVPINAEMRSAELVYLIGHSEIGLAVTLPERANDLRTAAAQTGVPFETMGPDDAVPRASTAAPRSHEPIGTDTECGLLYTSGTTGRPKGCILSNAYFLRAGEWYAALDGVCSIRPDAERVITPLPLNHMNAMAFSTMVVLVAGGCLVQLDRFHPKTWLASARESGATIVHYLGVMPAMLLSAPPSAADRDHAIRWGFGAGVDRKNHAPFEERFGFPLVEAWAMTETGAAACIMANREPRLVGTSCFGRQENFVQIRLVGEDGSDVGTDAPGELLVRSAGDDPQRYFFSGYLKDDEATREAWADGWFHTGDLVRRDADGNFFFVDRKKNVIRRSGENISAVEVESVLNQHPAVKTSAVAATPDAVRGDEVLACIVMREGADASQREQVAASIVQHALAQLAYYKAPGYVAFVDALPLTPSQKIQRGQLREMAQSLPGQGHCIDTRSMKKRQVGQA; via the coding sequence ATGCAAGACTCCACCGTTTTCGCCACCGTCCATCAAGTCTTTGCGGCAACTGCCAAGCGCACGCCGCAGGCCGAGTTCTTGTTCACGGAGTCGGTGACCGCTGCCGCCTACGGCATTCCGGCCGGTGCCATCCGCTGGGGTGAGGCAGCCGCCGAGGTCGAGCGGCTTCGCGCCGCCTACGCGAAAGCCGGCTACGGCCACGGCCATCGAGTGGGACTGCTGCTGGAGAACCGGCCCGCGTTCCTCTTCCACTGGTTCGCGCTCAACGCGCTGGGCGTGAGCGTGGTGCCGATCAATGCCGAAATGCGTTCGGCCGAACTGGTGTACCTGATCGGCCACAGCGAGATCGGCCTGGCGGTGACGCTGCCTGAACGCGCGAATGATCTGCGCACAGCCGCTGCGCAAACCGGCGTGCCCTTCGAAACCATGGGACCCGACGACGCTGTGCCCAGAGCCAGCACCGCTGCGCCGCGGTCGCACGAACCCATCGGCACCGACACCGAATGCGGCCTGCTCTACACGTCGGGCACCACCGGGCGCCCCAAGGGTTGCATCCTTAGCAACGCCTACTTCCTGCGTGCGGGCGAGTGGTACGCGGCGCTCGACGGCGTCTGCAGCATTCGGCCCGATGCCGAGCGCGTCATCACGCCGCTGCCGCTCAACCACATGAACGCGATGGCGTTCTCCACCATGGTGGTGCTGGTGGCAGGCGGCTGCCTGGTGCAGCTCGACCGGTTCCATCCGAAGACCTGGCTCGCAAGCGCTCGCGAGAGCGGCGCAACCATCGTGCACTACCTTGGCGTGATGCCTGCGATGCTGCTGTCGGCCCCGCCGTCTGCCGCGGACCGCGACCACGCAATCCGCTGGGGCTTCGGCGCCGGGGTGGACCGAAAGAACCACGCACCCTTCGAGGAGCGCTTCGGCTTTCCGTTGGTGGAGGCGTGGGCCATGACCGAGACCGGCGCGGCCGCCTGCATCATGGCCAACCGCGAGCCGCGCTTGGTGGGCACGAGTTGCTTCGGCCGGCAGGAAAACTTCGTGCAGATCCGCCTCGTGGGCGAGGACGGCAGCGACGTCGGTACCGACGCTCCGGGTGAACTGCTCGTGCGCTCGGCCGGAGACGACCCGCAGCGTTATTTCTTCTCCGGCTACCTGAAGGACGACGAGGCCACGCGCGAAGCCTGGGCGGACGGCTGGTTCCACACCGGTGACCTCGTGCGCCGCGACGCCGATGGCAACTTCTTCTTCGTCGACCGCAAGAAGAATGTGATCCGCCGCAGCGGCGAGAACATTTCGGCCGTCGAGGTCGAGAGCGTGCTCAACCAGCATCCGGCGGTGAAGACCTCCGCCGTGGCCGCGACGCCCGATGCGGTGCGCGGCGACGAGGTGCTGGCCTGCATCGTGATGCGCGAGGGCGCCGATGCGTCGCAGCGCGAGCAAGTTGCGGCAAGCATCGTGCAGCACGCGCTCGCGCAGTTGGCCTACTACAAGGCGCCGGGCTACGTCGCCTTCGTCGATGCGCTGCCGCTCACGCCGTCGCAAAAAATCCAGCGCGGCCAACTGCGAGAGATGGCGCAGTCGCTGCCGGGGCAGGGCCACTGCATCGACACCCGCTCGATGAAGAAAAGACAAGTGGGGCAGGCATGA